The genomic segment AAGATGGAAAGATAAATATGAATCTGTAAAGTCTACGCTGTCCACTGGTGGACAACATAGGTATTGCAGGTGGGCTTCAGGGAGGGATGTAAAAATCTTAATTTTGCCAAATTGATTGGAACGTACATTATTTGTTCtggggaaaataaatataaactaaaagaataaaaataaaaaaatgtaactatCCCAAGTATtttcatgaatattaatcttCTAGTGCAGTCAAAATCCACGTTGGAACAAACTTTATTTAGCAGATAATGAGGATGCAACATACAGTAGCAGCGATACAGAAGAGTCAGTGGCATTTAGGCTGGAAGAAGAGGGAAGAATTGTTCTCCACTCACATGGTCAGCTCCTGTAAGGAAAAAGGAAAGGACATCAATGAGAGggtgatgaatgatgaatggaggaagagacaaaaatgtaaactaaAATCTATAGGCCTAAATGATAGACAAAGTTAtggctgtgttttctttattacaCTGGAAAATTAACCAATGCCTTCACTATTGGAAAATGTCTCTCTGTGAGATGTgttgctgccacctagtggacaTAAAGAACTACAGAGTTACCAGGGTGAAATTGTCCTCTGCTCATTCTGCACCCCAACCCCTGCCATTGCACTCCCCTCTTGCTGACTGTGACTCATTTTTTCACCAGCTGCACTCCTTCTACATTTGTCCTCTGCTGTTCTGTCCTTCCACCCTCCCCTGTGTCCCCCTCCTCACCATGATAGCATTCACAATGTCAttcttgttgtgtttcagtgcacGGACAGCTTTGGCTCGAGACACGTTGGCCTGTGCCATCACAAGCTCGATGTCTCTCTGCTCAAGACCTCCCTCATCCACCTGATGTATTAGAGGAAAgaacaagagacagagagaaagagattatGGATAGAGTTATTGACAGAGAGAGGCCGAATAAAGTATTTTATTACTGTCCTGAAAAGGAGTGTGATGAGCAACATGTTACagtacctcctcctcctcctcttcactctccTCCTTGATGGTGAGGCTGGGTGGGACCAGTGGGGCCAAGGGAGAAGAGGACACAGGCATCTTGAatttctctgcagctgctttgtGAGCCTGCTGAGATAGGTCCTCAatctgagaggagagaggaggagacatgagtcatgagtcatgagacatgagtgagtgagagagagagagagagagagagagagagagagagaaatacttACTTTTGCCTCTCCGAATACAATATAAATGTCTGATGCGGGGCTTTTGAACACATCAGGTCTGCTGATGACGAACAGGATGCTCTTGGACTTCCTGATAGTAATTCTGGTCACACCATGGACTGGCTTAAGACCCAGTTTAGACATGGcctgcatacacatacaccAGCAGggacagtgaaaaaaaaaaagacaaaataggACAGATTCATTGCTGCTATCATAAAACACTTCTCATACTTGTTCCAGACTGTCACAGGTACTGTAGGTCAACATGCTGCACAGGATGTATGTTACCACTCATAACAGTCACACTGTTAATATATAAAGGGACCGACCCTTTTCAGACGCAGAGGTTGAGAAATGACCAGTAACTTATGTACAAAATTTGGACAAGTTATTGGCATATAATTGCAATAACCCAGGGGgaaataaagtgaagtgaaatgtgtttattgaagGAAGAGTATGTAGTTtccctaaaaaaaagaagtatagtAATCTGTGTCAATCATCCATAATGAGACAGAAATGTGTGGTGTAGTATTTATCTTAAGTTTGTTTATATTCTCTAGCCAATAACAGTGAGTTGGACAGGACACTGATGTTTACAGCTGGGTAGGTATATCAGAAACAGTGGTGATGGCAGACACAGCACCTACAGTAAGCAGTGTAGGTTTAGTGAGGCTAAATGCTGAGCCGACAAAAGTGGTTCAAAAAGCAGAACAAATCTGGAGTTGGCCTTCATGCACTGGCGAGCACTGAAGCACGGACAGGCATGAAGGGAGATCCAGAGATGGTAGTAAATGTTGCCTCCTGGAGGACAGAATCTACAGTCACATGCAAAAGTATACTGTGGGCACAGTGctgtgagttcactgactgattGACAGTCATTATTCTGAAACAGCTTGTAGTCTGACCTTGCGAGCTTTCTTCTCACTGCGGCTCTGTTTTGGTCTGTTCAGCCCTTCatctgcagaggagagagactgatggggaaaaaaaatgaagctcagttactttattattttatagtaATTACTTTTATTGTATCATTCTGAATAGGCATTTTCTAATGAGCTGTTGGCTTATCTTGTTGATATCACCAAAAGATAAAAGTGGGATGAAtattaaatgtacatatatatacatatatatatatatatacatgtatatatacgtgtatatatatacatgtatatgtatagctGTTTTGTAGTTGCCAGatagttttattttctatggCACacaagaagaaatgtgttttatatacaTAGTAGACATATTTAGAATAATCACTATACTCAATTTAAAGAGCAATACCAAAAGGTTCTTAAACTTTATCAAGTAAAAAATTAAATCTTGCCAGTTATTGTTGTGTGAGCAAATAGTTTCATCATAATGGTGAAATTACGGTGTGCAGATTTAAGGTCTGCTATAATGTACAATATGTTagagattttaaatgttttacaaataatTTCTTCCTGCCAGAGTATTACCGGCAGACTCACCTGATGCTCTGATGGTCTCAGCGGCTCTGGCTCCTCTAGCTCAGGCACTGACCCCTCACTCTCAGACTCATTACAGGAAGCCAAGATGGAGCCTGTACAGGCACACGTTCAGTACGTGTTAGTGAATTATATCATAAACTTAGTACTATCAAAACTAATAAATGTGGTCAAAGAAATTTGCCATTTTCAATAGTCTATCTCATTAGAGCATTAGTGATTAAGAGTattgattttatatatatgtatatatatgtgtatatatatatatatatatatatatacagtgtggaAACCCTAAATTCTTGTGTGCGTCCCACTATTTCATATCagaaaatatctgctgtgaaaaggtttattcaagacacgCTTCAGTCTCAcgtacacatgttgtatgagtttaCCAGGCATAAAAACAGACTGTTGAAGTGCTCTGTATAtgaattcaaacacatttatatgtgaCACAGTGAGTAAGTGCggttttaaaaacagaatgCAAAATCATTTTTTGGCGATCCAATTCTCTGTTCCAGATCAGTGAAACGACTCACAATTGTTTTTGAAGGATATGTCGATCTCTTGGGGAATCTTGTGGCTGTGGTTGCTGGTACAACCAGACGGTTTGTCGGCCATCTGTTGGGCAGAGAAAGGCTGTATTTCCCGTTGACTGGATGGACCAGACTCATTTCCTGCAACTCCTCTGGGCTGGGATCTGTGACCACGTCCAGGCAGTCCATCATCATCTTTTCTATCTGTATCCTCCTCAGTTAAACTGGGACCTACAAGAGGACACATTAATTGATCAAATTGTATTAGGAGACAACAGCCCTTGAACCAGCAAACCAGGGAAACATATCGACCATTTGTCTTTTCAATaatgtccccataatgtgactgtagCCAGGACGATGgtaaaaaattattttcaattcCTTAGCTTGTGATGTGCTGTGATATCAATCTTACAAGCCATATTTTTTGGACTCACCTTTGTACTTGTCTTGAGAGCTCCATGTGCAACCTTTCTTGGTTTGTTTATGTGATTGGTTATTGAGATTAGGCAAAGAATGTGAATAGGTTTGAGACTGGAGACAAGATCCAGGGTCTCGAACCCCTGCTGAATCACGAGTCCCTGACCCAGACGAAGACGATTCCTGGGTTGGTTGTGACAAGTTTGAtggcagagctgcagaggaTGAGTTTGTACAGACACTTGTGTCAGACTTGGCTGATGAAGAGAGGACAACTGGAACCTCTTGGAGATTGATGTTGGCATTGGGGGCTGGTTGTGTTGTTACGGAGGTCGAGCAAAGCGTACTAGCGTGACTCATGGACAGTGAAGACTGTCGCTGGGCTGAAAGGACAGGCTGGGATTCCTGTACAGGTGTGGAAAGATCTTCCTCTGGCTCTGTTGAGCCACAGGgtagaggggaggaggagaaatctGGAGATGCTGAAGAATGGGATGGACGTAGAGAGCCTGATAAAGTATTCTCAGTAAGGAGGCTGTGGTCAGCAACAGTGTTGTTGTCATTAATGTCTACCGTTAGTCCCCTCTGATTATCCGATAGTGGTCTGTTATCAAGTACTTCTTGTTTCTGTTGTAATTCTTGGTTCAGTGCCACCACAATATTGAGGTTGTCTATGGTAGGTGAAGTTGATTTGCAGTATTCATAGCTTGTTCTTTTGACATCAGGACGTACACTATTACCCCCCTGCATCACTGAACTAGACTCTGCTGTGTCTGTCTTTTGCTGATGGTCCAACGATGAAGTTTTGTCATTTGCCTTTTGATTAGACCCAGCTTTAGGGTTTTCTGTGACCCCCTTTGGCCATCCACCTGCTGTGGTACTTAATGAATCATCATTCTTTGGATCATCAATAGATTCAGAGCTAGAGTCTCCATGGCTGCCTCTCTGGGACACTCTGTGTTTCTTCTGCTTCCCTCTTCTCCCTTTTTTAACAGCAGTGGGTTTATCTGTGCAAGGACCCCCCTTAGGGGTGTGACATGAAAAGTGCTCCAGGTTTTTCTGTACAggagatgtttttctttcctttttcttttccttatccttctcttcacctctctccatcccttcttctttcattttttcttcctcccccgCTGCCCCTGAGCTACAAACAACACACTGCTGCCCTGTGAAGTCATCATTGACAAGATCATCAGTgacattgttctttttttgaaaCTCAGTCTGAGGCTTTAAAATCTCTAGTTCTGACAGAGAGCCAGTATTCTCCACTTTGTCTTGACTAGTGCCACTCGGCTTGGATTGATTTGCTTTACATTTAGGAGTAAAGGAGCCAAAGGATCCATGTAGCAAAGAAAAGGCTTGATTGCTCTCTGAAGTGATTGTCTGACACAACTGAGTATGACATGTTGATGAACTTGATGAGCTGAAATGGTTTGTTGCTGCTGGGTTCATGTGAGTTTCAATTGAGACTGAGATGTTACAGGCATCTTTCTTTGGGAATGCTGCCTGTTTTGTGTCTGATGTTTGGTTTATGGAACTGTCTATTGATTTTTGCTCTGGCTCATTCATTTTTTCAGAAACCTGAGGTGGCATCTCTTCAAGTGGAATATTAGAAGCAGACTCTCTAACACTGACACTCACATTCTGGGGTCTCACTTCCTCTGATAGAGCATTCAAACTTCCAGACATGGTTTCTTCCAAGGAATCAAAAGCCGGGTCATTGTTACTGTTCCAAGTgtcttgtatttttgtttctgtgttatCGCCATCATTGTCTGTATTTAGATTACTGACATTGTCTTCTGGAAATCTGGAGCTTCCATCTTCCCCCCCTCCTGCTTCTGAGATCTCCTCAATAGATTTCCAACTGCCGAGGTTGGACTCAAAAGCAACTTCTTCTAATTCTTCTAATTCTTCATCCGTCATCCGGTTCCTCTTTCCACATACAGTGTTGTTATCTTCCACATCAGCAACAGAACCCAGATCATTATCATAGTTTTTATACTCCTCACTGCTTGCATTAGGAGCCACTGTCAACTGTGTGCCTTGGCTGCCTGTGTCACACATGAGGACACTCTTTGCCTCTGTCTCTAACCTCTTCTCCAAAGACTGTCCAGTTCCACTGACTCTGAACTCATCCCCTGAACCTAATCCTAGACCTAACCCTGTCCCCATCATGCCATCACACCACATCCCTGATGCAGGAGCCATCTCCCTCTTGGAGTGTGTTTCTGAGTTTTCCCTTTTGGGTGAAATGGCAATGGGGGTGTGCAGAGAGCCAACAGCTCCCAGAGCCCCCTCATCAGTAGTAAGGGTGTTTTCCCTCAGGTTCTCCTGGGCAGAGTCAACAGGGAAGTGTTCAGGGGTCAGGGCCAGGTTGTCAGCAACTTCTGAGATGACAGAAACAGGTATATTGCTAGGATTGGGGGACGGTTCTTTCGGGCAAGACAGAAGGAGAACACCTTTATTCAAGTCATTGGTGACAGTGGCCATATTAGGAGAGGGAGTAGAATCTGTATTTCTGCACAGTGCACTCACAGACTCAGATGAGGCATTCTGATTCTTCTGTTCTAGCTCGTCAGAATCCATGTGAGCACCAGGCGTGCATATGGCCTCTGCCCCTCTCGATACACCTGCTTTATTGGAGAAGGACTTTGATAACACAAGTCTTGTTGCTCCAACAGTCCTTTGGCTTTCTGGCTGATGATGACGAGGCTTGATGAGCAATTTGAAAGAGTCCCTTTCTGGTTCTCTGGGGGATTTCCCCCTTGAATTATTGTTGCTTTGCTTCAAATCTATATCTTCCATCTGGGGACTTTCCTGAACCAAATTTTCCAAAAGAGCTGAACAGTTAGGATCTGTGTTCTCCTGTGTTGAAGGGGCAGAAAGAGTTGAGATGGGGGATTTCAGAGCAGGGTCAGGAGGCGCATTAATCACAACAGGGGTGGGGGTAAAATCAACATGAGGGCTGTTGTTAGACTCCATGAGAGTGCTGAAAGAATCAGAGATATTCATTACTTCACAATCCCTCTTATCGGAGTTAGAAGATTCTGGTTGGCAAGACATTGCTCCTGAAGTGCAAGATAATTCCTGGTGATCCACCGATTTGCCTGGGCTCACTTTGGTGTGCAACAGTTCTAGAGGTTCTATTTCACTGGCAGCATCTAATTCAGGGTCTGACTGGGCTTCACAATGCTTTGGTTCTTCCAGAGGTTTGGGTGTTATAATGGTGTCCATGGGGAAGACAGCAATGGTTTCAGAAAGACAGGTGACTTTGGaattaatcattattttttctgTGCTTAGTTGAAAATGCAATTGTTCAGTTGGACCTGTTTCAGTGGTAGACCCCTGTTCAGATTCTATCTGAGCATCAGTGGGAGTGAATCCATCCTCTGATGTGGGTTCAAGTGACTGTGCATGCCTCTCAGTGCTGTATAGACGTTCATCTTCCTCCCCATTATAGGAGGCAGAATCTAAGGAGTCGTCTGTATCATCTTGAAAACAGAAGGATTCATCCAAGCCCTCATTGATAGATGTCTCTGAAAGTGAATGAAGGAATGATGCCGAGCTGTCCTCATCTGAAGGATCCTCTACTGCTCTGCTatcacactcctcctcttctttttcttcatccacTTCCTCATCTTCCACCACTTTCACCTCCACTTTAGCTTCCTCACCTGCCTCATCGTGGTCTTCACTACCATCATCTTCATTATTCCCATTATTGCCATCTCCATCAGCAGCACTGTTAACATTGCAATCCccatcatcataatcataatcatcatcctcttcttcatcatcatcgtcatcttcaacatccgcctcctcctctcctgctgcaTATGCATCAACACCCTGTCCTTCATCTCTGTCATGAACTCTGTCATTAACTTCATCATCGTCCTCTGTGGGGAATAGAGTGATTTCCATTGAATCAGCCTTAAAGATGAGGCTAGTGTGGAGGGGAAAGGAGATGAGGGAGGCTGGGATCATCCTTTCTTCCTCTGGAATATCATCAGGACAAGCTGCCTGGGAGAATATGAAAGAACCGGGGCCCAGCCTATCAAATGCTCCAGGACAGAAAGCTTCAAGTGGGGTGAGAGGTGAGTCAGGGCTAAAACTAGATGAGGCCATGGTTATGTCAGTCAAAGATAGTTGTGGGTGGTCATCCATCTGTCCATAAGGTTCCTCTGATAAACATGCATCTAGTTGCAGTTTCAGTCCGGTCTGCATTGGTCTAGAGTACTCTAATTTCACTGAACCAGCCTCTTCAAGTGGACAAAGTGAACTTTCAGActctcctccatcctcctgGGAGTCACTGCTACGGCTGCTACTGCTCCTTTGAGGGGATGTATTTTCAGTCACCCAGCACGGACGACAACTTTCTCTAGTAATCTTAACTTCTTCACCTTTTACAGCTTCTTCCTCCTCAAGGATCACTGTCCCTGTTATACCTGTCCATGAATTTGTGACACATCTGTCAGGACGGTACAGGCAGAAGTCCCCAGCCCTCTCTTCCTCCCGTTCTGATGCCACTTGTCCCTTTTCTTCTCCAACTTCATCTCCAATTTCTGATAAGGAGCTCACAAAGCAAGCAGGGGCCTCCTGTGCTTCCTCTGTGAGGAGTAGATTGGGAGACGTGGAGGGAGAAGTGGAAGATGTATAAGATGAGGTCCAGCTGCCTCCCTCTGCTGTGATATAAGAGCCAGAGGGAGAGGTCAGAGGGGAACAGAGGTCCTCGCTATCTGACGGAGAGCCAGGTGAGAGTGGGCAGGCTGGTGTGCCAGGATATGAATGATGTTTAAGATGAGAAGAGTGGGGAGCCATCTTGATTGGGGTAGAAGGGGCAGTATAATACAGGTCGGGGTCAAGAGATGATGGCATACCCACTCGTAGAGGGTCAACAGCATAGGCTGGTTCAGAAAAGGACAAAGCAACTGGACAGGCCAGCTCAGAAAAAGAGAGTGAAGGCACTTCATTTTGAGAGAAGGTTTGACCCTCTTCCTGGTTATCTGTCATAGTGGCATCAGTTGTGACAGGCTCTGGGGAGGATGAGGGTATCAGGGGCTTGTGAGAAGGGGAGCATTGTTTGGACGGGGGCAGCTGCACAGGTTCCTTTTGTTGGTCTTGTTGTTTCTGAGGGCTTTGGACTCTGCTTTCTTCTTTGCTTTCCAACTGAGACTCTTTTGATTGTGCCTGAGGATCTGATAAGACTGGGGGAGCTGGCAAAGGGATAGTCTGACCACTTGGTTTctctttctgtatttctgttgttttgagCAGTGTCTCCTGACCCATCACCACCCTTGCATCAATGGTTTGTGGCTCTTGGTAGTCACTCTCCACCTCAGAACCAGTCAGGACCTGGGAATAGTACAAACAAAATATGTTTAATACATATAGTATCACATCTTTGGTAAATTGCAAATTATTCTCACACATATAACAAACCTTGATTCTCTCCATTTTATAGGAGACATGGCGGCTACATGGTCCATGGCCACCTAACTTTCCAGACAATCTCTGCCTGGTTGTGTTGCGATGGTCAGAGCCTTCAGGTTGAGGTCTTGTAGTACCAGAGGAGCTGGGTACTGCTTGAAATAGTCGTGGACCAAATGGCaaggtgcatgctgggagtaGCTTCTGAGGAGTACTGGGAGACGGGCTGGAACCACTATCACTAGGTGAAGAGCCACTGTCACTAGGAGTGGAGTCAGTAGATGGATGCCTTGTCATatctgaaaacaagaaaatatctgtaaaatagagctgaaacgattaatcgattattatcgacaattattttgataatcacttttaagcttttttcatgattaaaacaagatttatgattgtttaagcttcttaaatgtgaatattttcttaatatctttgttctggataacaaagaaatcattaaaactcaatcattttggtttgtggacaaaacaagacattagttgcagctctattgtAAAACAACAGTTGAAATAGCAGGTAAAGGAGCAgttacaaacattttaaataagggTGACAGAAGGGTAGTTTTAATAAGGATTTAACACAATATTAGGTATATTCACTTTGTATATTATACAAAGAGTGATAGAGCAACTGAGGGGATGCTGATATTACCAACATGCACAATTGGCCAGAGGCAACAGTTACTGTTCTTGAATTACAGTGTTCTCTGTCTTCTTGTCTTTCTAGACTATGCCATCATCTTCTTAGCTGTCACCAGGAATCCAAAGTGACAAGCCAAATTAATGCTATTGGGTCAGGGATGCATTGAGGAGGTGGTCAGTATGAGTGATGGGGGGACATCAAacagatgaagaaaatgaaagttgACTGTATTCTTCATctgtttcactttcacatttcTTAAATAATTATGGATGTTGGATAGCCTATAAAACCCTGTATATTTTCTGATATACTGAAATGTCCCTTTAGAGGACATGATGTAACCATGTTTTCTCTGGGGCTATGACAGACTTGGAAGGAACAGAACCTTCATTTTTTCTCTTAACTGGGCCATCGCTACAGTGACCTCAGTCCACATGCTGATTGGCCATTATAACACACAAGTGGCTGAGCTTGGTGCCagccacaaatacacacactctctctctcacacacactctctctctctcacacacacacacacacacacgcgcacacacacacaatctgttcTGCACCCATGATTTAGCCTCATTGCTTCCGGATTTCTCTCTAAATCTTTCCCTTTTAATCCTCTCCTCAGTCTTACGATGTGAAAATGCACACAGCTGGCCCTCCTTGTTTCACTTTTAGCTGTATGTCTGCTTTGCTCACTTGCTTTCATTTTgctttggggtttgttttttttctctctctctctctcgctgcaaGAAGTATAACTCCTTTGCTTCTACCTCCCTCGCTGTCCATCTGCCTTGCCTGGGATGATGCTGGATGCAAACATCAGCACTAAGCAGCTCTGCCTGATCACTGCCTCAACAACAAGCGTTAGCtgtgtttgtactgtatgtgctgagTCATGCCTCTAAGACTAAAACCCATCACTAATCAGAGATGTTCAGTTAAGCACACACATCTcctttatatgtacatatacatatatatgtatatatatatatatatatgctgtatacaGTACAGTCCCATATGATTATGGGTAAATggttatttacaatgtatttctctctttttgggGGGATGATAAAAAGGTCCCTTCATCGACtgactgaaaataatcacattaaatgGTCTTACTCTTAtatacaatgaaaacaaatgtagtaAGTGCATAATGTTTTTCCTAGGCCTCTaaattaatagtaataatgtgAATTATCATTATATGTTTGTTAgcatacagtaaatatcagTCTCTGGGTGACTGGCCCATCCTTAGAGTCTCCTCTGGGGGGAACACAGTGAAACTGAGCACCAGGCTTTCTGTAGCACGAGTAGGCCGCAGTAAGCTGAGCAGACTGGAGCTGCGTCACAGAGGCTGCAGCGCTGTCAGTCCCAACAGGGAGCCTCTatttcagctgctgctcagaCTGACTCATTACGAAGAGATACCAAACACTCGCATATGCTTCTTTATCTTTCTCCATCTGTCCTTCCTCTCGTTATTAATGAACACTTCTCTAACCTCTCATTTTGTAACACTGATGATGCCAGAGTACAAGTTGTGGCCACAAATTCTCCCTTGTACTTCCTCTGCCAAGATTCAGGTCAGGAAAGCTTAAAATAATTTCAAGCCTAAGAATGGATCAGGGCAGTGATGAATTTAAAGCAATACTAAACTCAGCTTCCAGCAGAAAGGACACAGGAGCATTCTTAATAACAGGTTAATCCATCATAACTGTCATGGTTGTACAACAACATTCACTCTCCTCATGAAAACTACAATATATAACTATAGTATACAGTGTTAACACAATTATACGTAAATATAAT from the Solea senegalensis isolate Sse05_10M linkage group LG9, IFAPA_SoseM_1, whole genome shotgun sequence genome contains:
- the nacad gene encoding uncharacterized protein nacad, yielding MPGESTHRSVPADKHPEQGAEETGLPGPDMTRHPSTDSTPSDSGSSPSDSGSSPSPSTPQKLLPACTLPFGPRLFQAVPSSSGTTRPQPEGSDHRNTTRQRLSGKLGGHGPCSRHVSYKMERIKVLTGSEVESDYQEPQTIDARVVMGQETLLKTTEIQKEKPSGQTIPLPAPPVLSDPQAQSKESQLESKEESRVQSPQKQQDQQKEPVQLPPSKQCSPSHKPLIPSSSPEPVTTDATMTDNQEEGQTFSQNEVPSLSFSELACPVALSFSEPAYAVDPLRVGMPSSLDPDLYYTAPSTPIKMAPHSSHLKHHSYPGTPACPLSPGSPSDSEDLCSPLTSPSGSYITAEGGSWTSSYTSSTSPSTSPNLLLTEEAQEAPACFVSSLSEIGDEVGEEKGQVASEREEERAGDFCLYRPDRCVTNSWTGITGTVILEEEEAVKGEEVKITRESCRPCWVTENTSPQRSSSSRSSDSQEDGGESESSLCPLEEAGSVKLEYSRPMQTGLKLQLDACLSEEPYGQMDDHPQLSLTDITMASSSFSPDSPLTPLEAFCPGAFDRLGPGSFIFSQAACPDDIPEEERMIPASLISFPLHTSLIFKADSMEITLFPTEDDDEVNDRVHDRDEGQGVDAYAAGEEEADVEDDDDDEEEDDDYDYDDGDCNVNSAADGDGNNGNNEDDGSEDHDEAGEEAKVEVKVVEDEEVDEEKEEEECDSRAVEDPSDEDSSASFLHSLSETSINEGLDESFCFQDDTDDSLDSASYNGEEDERLYSTERHAQSLEPTSEDGFTPTDAQIESEQGSTTETGPTEQLHFQLSTEKIMINSKVTCLSETIAVFPMDTIITPKPLEEPKHCEAQSDPELDAASEIEPLELLHTKVSPGKSVDHQELSCTSGAMSCQPESSNSDKRDCEVMNISDSFSTLMESNNSPHVDFTPTPVVINAPPDPALKSPISTLSAPSTQENTDPNCSALLENLVQESPQMEDIDLKQSNNNSRGKSPREPERDSFKLLIKPRHHQPESQRTVGATRLVLSKSFSNKAGVSRGAEAICTPGAHMDSDELEQKNQNASSESVSALCRNTDSTPSPNMATVTNDLNKGVLLLSCPKEPSPNPSNIPVSVISEVADNLALTPEHFPVDSAQENLRENTLTTDEGALGAVGSLHTPIAISPKRENSETHSKREMAPASGMWCDGMMGTGLGLGLGSGDEFRVSGTGQSLEKRLETEAKSVLMCDTGSQGTQLTVAPNASSEEYKNYDNDLGSVADVEDNNTVCGKRNRMTDEELEELEEVAFESNLGSWKSIEEISEAGGGEDGSSRFPEDNVSNLNTDNDGDNTETKIQDTWNSNNDPAFDSLEETMSGSLNALSEEVRPQNVSVSVRESASNIPLEEMPPQVSEKMNEPEQKSIDSSINQTSDTKQAAFPKKDACNISVSIETHMNPAATNHFSSSSSSTCHTQLCQTITSESNQAFSLLHGSFGSFTPKCKANQSKPSGTSQDKVENTGSLSELEILKPQTEFQKKNNVTDDLVNDDFTGQQCVVCSSGAAGEEEKMKEEGMERGEEKDKEKKKERKTSPVQKNLEHFSCHTPKGGPCTDKPTAVKKGRRGKQKKHRVSQRGSHGDSSSESIDDPKNDDSLSTTAGGWPKGVTENPKAGSNQKANDKTSSLDHQQKTDTAESSSVMQGGNSVRPDVKRTSYEYCKSTSPTIDNLNIVVALNQELQQKQEVLDNRPLSDNQRGLTVDINDNNTVADHSLLTENTLSGSLRPSHSSASPDFSSSPLPCGSTEPEEDLSTPVQESQPVLSAQRQSSLSMSHASTLCSTSVTTQPAPNANINLQEVPVVLSSSAKSDTSVCTNSSSAALPSNLSQPTQESSSSGSGTRDSAGVRDPGSCLQSQTYSHSLPNLNNQSHKQTKKGCTWSSQDKYKGPSLTEEDTDRKDDDGLPGRGHRSQPRGVAGNESGPSSQREIQPFSAQQMADKPSGCTSNHSHKIPQEIDISFKNNCSILASCNESESEGSVPELEEPEPLRPSEHQSLSSADEGLNRPKQSRSEKKARKAMSKLGLKPVHGVTRITIRKSKSILFVISRPDVFKSPASDIYIVFGEAKIEDLSQQAHKAAAEKFKMPVSSSPLAPLVPPSLTIKEESEEEEEEVDEGGLEQRDIELVMAQANVSRAKAVRALKHNKNDIVNAIMELTM